In one Elephas maximus indicus isolate mEleMax1 chromosome 9, mEleMax1 primary haplotype, whole genome shotgun sequence genomic region, the following are encoded:
- the EXOSC2 gene encoding exosome complex component RRP4 isoform X2: protein MAMEMRLPVARKPLSESLGRETKKHLVVPGDTITTDTGFMRGHGTYMGEEKLIASVAGSVERVNKLICVKALKTRYNGEVGDIVVGRITEVQQKRWKVETNSRLDSVLLLSSMNLPGGELRRRSAEDELAMRGFLQEGDLISAEVQAVFSDGAVSLHTRSLKYGKLGQGVLVQVSPSLVKRQKTHFHDLPCGASVILGNNGFIWIYPTPEHKEEEAGGFIANLEPVSLADREVISRLRNCIVLMVTQRMMLYDTSILYCYEASLPHQIKDILKPEIMEEIVMETRQRLLEQEG, encoded by the exons ATGGCGATGGAGATGAGACTTCCAGTGGCTCGCAAACCTCTCAGCGAGAGCCTGGGTCGCGAGACTAAAAAACACCTGGTAGTGCCGGGAGACACGATCACTACAGACACGGGCTTCATGCG GGGTCATGGAACGTATATGGGGGAAGAGAAGCTCATAGCATCTGTGGCTGGCTCTGTGGAGAGAGTAAACAAGTTGATTTGTGTGAAAGCTTTGAAAACCAG ATATAATGGTGAAGTAGGAGACATTGTAGTGGGGAGAATCACAGAG GTTCAACAGAAGAGATGGAAGGTGGAGACCAACTCCAGGCTGGATTCGGTCTTGCTTCTCTCATCCATGAACCTTCCTGGAGGAGAGCTG AGGAGAAGATCTGCGGAAGATGAGCTTGCAATGAGAGGTTTCTTGCAGGAAGGGGACCTTATCAGT GCTGaggtccaggcagtgttctcTGATGGAGCTGTTTCTCTTCACACGAGGAGTCTAAAATATGGAAAA CTAGGCCAGGGTGTGTTGGTCCAGGTTTCCCCCTCCCTGGTAAAACGGCAGAAAACTCACTTCCATGACTTGCCATGTGGTGCCTCAGTGATTTTGGGTAACAATGGCTTCATCTGGATCTACCCAACACCTGAGCACAAAGAAGAAGAGGCAGGGGGCTTCATTGCAAACCTGGAG CCTGTATCTCTTGCTGATCGAGAGGTGATATCCCGGCTTCGGAACTGCATTGTCTTGATGGTAACTCAGAGGATGATGCTCTATGATACTAGTATCCTGTACTGCTATGAAGCGTCCCTTCCACATCAG atCAAAGACATCTTAAAGCCAGAGATAATGGAAGAAATTGTGATGGAAACGCGCCAGAGGCTGTTAGAACAGGAAGGATAA
- the EXOSC2 gene encoding exosome complex component RRP4 isoform X1 has protein sequence MAMEMRLPVARKPLSESLGRETKKHLVVPGDTITTDTGFMRGHGTYMGEEKLIASVAGSVERVNKLICVKALKTRYNGEVGDIVVGRITEVQQKRWKVETNSRLDSVLLLSSMNLPGGELRRRSAEDELAMRGFLQEGDLISAEVQAVFSDGAVSLHTRSLKYGKLGQGVLVQVSPSLVKRQKTHFHDLPCGASVILGNNGFIWIYPTPEHKEEEAGGFIANLEPVSLADREVISRLRNCIVLMVTQRMMLYDTSILYCYEASLPHQVLRSGLPSSSPTCEQALGVHPSAPVFPQ, from the exons ATGGCGATGGAGATGAGACTTCCAGTGGCTCGCAAACCTCTCAGCGAGAGCCTGGGTCGCGAGACTAAAAAACACCTGGTAGTGCCGGGAGACACGATCACTACAGACACGGGCTTCATGCG GGGTCATGGAACGTATATGGGGGAAGAGAAGCTCATAGCATCTGTGGCTGGCTCTGTGGAGAGAGTAAACAAGTTGATTTGTGTGAAAGCTTTGAAAACCAG ATATAATGGTGAAGTAGGAGACATTGTAGTGGGGAGAATCACAGAG GTTCAACAGAAGAGATGGAAGGTGGAGACCAACTCCAGGCTGGATTCGGTCTTGCTTCTCTCATCCATGAACCTTCCTGGAGGAGAGCTG AGGAGAAGATCTGCGGAAGATGAGCTTGCAATGAGAGGTTTCTTGCAGGAAGGGGACCTTATCAGT GCTGaggtccaggcagtgttctcTGATGGAGCTGTTTCTCTTCACACGAGGAGTCTAAAATATGGAAAA CTAGGCCAGGGTGTGTTGGTCCAGGTTTCCCCCTCCCTGGTAAAACGGCAGAAAACTCACTTCCATGACTTGCCATGTGGTGCCTCAGTGATTTTGGGTAACAATGGCTTCATCTGGATCTACCCAACACCTGAGCACAAAGAAGAAGAGGCAGGGGGCTTCATTGCAAACCTGGAG CCTGTATCTCTTGCTGATCGAGAGGTGATATCCCGGCTTCGGAACTGCATTGTCTTGATGGTAACTCAGAGGATGATGCTCTATGATACTAGTATCCTGTACTGCTATGAAGCGTCCCTTCCACATCAGGTACTCCGTTCAGGGCTTCCCTCTTCTTCGCCGACCTGTGAGCAGGCATTAGGTGTTCATCCGTCAGCTCCAGTGTTTCCACAGTGA